In Burkholderia contaminans, one genomic interval encodes:
- a CDS encoding DUF4148 domain-containing protein gives MNIRIVAAMVVAASAATSAFADSGHDYPNVAQNSNPVSNTAAVSPAPTVSQSGNPASQGKTREQVRQELIQAYHDGLLPIRKHDYPPSAATIARNKELHKLSESKWAAQH, from the coding sequence ATGAATATTCGAATTGTCGCTGCCATGGTTGTCGCCGCATCTGCTGCCACGTCCGCTTTCGCCGATAGCGGCCACGACTATCCCAACGTCGCTCAAAACAGCAATCCCGTATCGAACACTGCCGCTGTCTCGCCGGCTCCGACCGTGAGCCAATCCGGGAACCCTGCTTCGCAGGGCAAGACCCGGGAGCAGGTCCGGCAGGAACTGATTCAGGCCTATCACGATGGCCTGTTGCCAATCAGGAAGCATGACTACCCGCCGAGCGCAGCAACCATCGCCCGCAACAAGGAGCTCCATAAGCTTTCCGAATCGAAATGGGCAGCCCAGCATTGA
- a CDS encoding TolC family protein, translated as MMRRFVSTRMGAGVAVLVFLAGCTTFSKDGGFNTVSSTARERLGKDAVIVKTDADRDAAAKRTQELLSKPLSMDDAVQVALLNNRGLQVSYAELGLSEADLVQAGRLPNPGFTFSRTRAGNGDLNIGRTFSANVLSILTLPFAAHIEGRRFEQTKLETADAMLKIAAEARRAYVNAVAAEQAAKYAEQVKDSADAGAELASRMRQAGNFSKLDYAREQAFYADAVAQSAKTHQQAVVAREKLTRIMGLWGAGTQYTLPDRLPDLPKQRPDLNDLESYAMQNRLDIQAAKLQTQSVASSMGLSKATRFINALDVGYQNNYETDKGHEHGYEISVEIPIFDFGSAKVARAEATYMRSANQLAQTAIDARSEVRESYSAYVTSYDVAKHYRDEVVPIRKTISDELLLRYNGMLASVFELLADSREQVGAVNSYIDALKDYWLAETDLQQAVGGRLPQAGDKQDSKEPAPQRPVVMSAPNSTQPALQSTSAPAAQSAPAMDSEGK; from the coding sequence ATGATGCGACGATTCGTTTCTACTCGAATGGGGGCGGGAGTCGCCGTCTTGGTGTTTCTCGCCGGGTGTACGACGTTCTCCAAGGACGGCGGGTTCAATACGGTGTCGTCGACTGCCAGGGAACGGCTCGGCAAGGACGCCGTCATCGTCAAGACGGACGCCGACCGCGACGCTGCGGCGAAACGAACGCAGGAACTGCTCTCGAAGCCGCTCAGCATGGACGACGCTGTCCAGGTTGCGTTGCTGAACAACCGCGGTCTTCAGGTTTCCTATGCCGAACTGGGGCTGTCGGAAGCCGACCTGGTACAGGCTGGTCGCCTCCCGAATCCGGGATTCACGTTCAGCCGGACGCGCGCGGGCAACGGCGACCTGAACATCGGCCGCACGTTCTCGGCGAACGTTCTCAGCATCCTGACGTTGCCGTTCGCTGCGCATATCGAAGGGCGCCGCTTCGAGCAAACGAAGCTCGAAACCGCCGACGCCATGCTCAAGATAGCGGCCGAGGCGCGCCGCGCGTATGTCAACGCGGTAGCCGCCGAGCAGGCGGCCAAGTACGCGGAACAGGTGAAAGACTCGGCGGATGCCGGCGCGGAATTGGCTTCGCGCATGCGTCAGGCCGGGAACTTCAGCAAGCTCGATTACGCCCGTGAGCAGGCGTTCTATGCGGACGCGGTGGCGCAGTCAGCCAAGACGCACCAGCAAGCCGTGGTCGCACGCGAAAAGCTGACGCGAATCATGGGGCTGTGGGGCGCGGGTACGCAATACACACTCCCGGACCGTCTGCCCGACCTGCCGAAGCAAAGGCCCGACCTCAACGACCTGGAAAGCTATGCGATGCAGAACCGCCTCGACATCCAGGCGGCGAAGCTGCAGACCCAAAGCGTTGCGTCTTCTATGGGGCTCAGCAAGGCCACGCGGTTCATCAACGCGCTCGACGTCGGTTACCAGAACAACTACGAGACCGACAAGGGTCACGAGCACGGCTACGAAATCAGCGTCGAGATTCCGATTTTCGATTTCGGAAGCGCCAAGGTCGCCCGGGCCGAAGCGACTTACATGCGTTCGGCGAACCAGCTTGCCCAGACGGCGATTGATGCACGTTCCGAAGTGCGCGAATCGTACTCGGCCTACGTCACCAGCTACGACGTTGCGAAGCACTATCGCGACGAGGTCGTGCCCATTCGCAAGACCATCTCGGACGAACTTCTGCTTCGGTACAACGGCATGCTCGCCAGCGTCTTTGAGTTGCTCGCCGATTCGCGGGAGCAGGTCGGCGCAGTCAACAGCTACATCGATGCATTGAAGGACTACTGGCTGGCGGAAACGGACCTCCAACAGGCGGTTGGTGGCCGTCTGCCGCAGGCCGGCGACAAGCAGGATTCGAAAGAGCCGGCGCCGCAACGACCGGTAGTCATGAGCGCTCCCAACAGCACGCAGCCCGCGCTTCAATCGACGTCAGCTCCCGCGGCGCAATCGGCGCCGGCAATGGATTCGGAAGGTAAATAA
- a CDS encoding IS5-like element ISBmu23 family transposase, whose protein sequence is MQRQIGFAEAESAGKKRVTKRQRFLAEMEKVVPWSRLLSVIGPYYPKGERGRPPIGLERMLRIYLLQQWYGLSDEGLEDALYDSIAMRAFAGIDLARENVPDATTLLKFRRLLVEHALTRKLFDEIGIELCERGLMMKEGTLVDATIFEAAPSTKNAGKSRDPEMHQTKKGNDWYFGMKAHVGVDADSGLVHSVVTTAANEPDVSQAHALLHGHEQEAFGDAGYTGVDKREEMKGKTVKWHVALKRGKIRAMQEGPLKDLVIAVERTKAQIRARVEHPFHVVKNLFRHRKVRYKGLARNTAQLFSLFALANLVIAKNQLLSTHGSNPSCV, encoded by the coding sequence ATGCAGCGGCAGATCGGTTTTGCGGAAGCGGAAAGTGCGGGCAAGAAGCGGGTGACCAAGCGTCAACGCTTTCTGGCCGAGATGGAGAAGGTCGTCCCTTGGTCGCGGCTGCTGTCGGTGATCGGGCCGTATTACCCGAAGGGCGAGCGTGGCCGGCCGCCGATTGGCCTGGAACGGATGCTGCGGATCTACTTGCTGCAGCAGTGGTACGGGTTGTCGGACGAAGGGCTTGAAGATGCGCTCTACGACAGCATCGCGATGCGCGCCTTCGCGGGCATCGACCTGGCGCGCGAGAACGTGCCGGACGCCACCACGCTGTTGAAATTCCGGCGCCTGCTGGTCGAGCACGCACTGACGCGAAAGCTGTTCGACGAGATCGGCATCGAGTTGTGCGAGCGCGGGCTGATGATGAAGGAAGGCACGCTGGTGGATGCGACGATCTTCGAGGCTGCGCCGTCCACGAAGAACGCCGGGAAGAGCCGTGACCCGGAGATGCATCAGACGAAGAAGGGCAACGACTGGTATTTCGGCATGAAGGCCCATGTCGGCGTCGACGCCGACTCGGGTCTGGTGCATAGCGTGGTCACCACGGCGGCCAACGAGCCGGACGTATCGCAGGCCCACGCCCTGCTGCACGGTCATGAGCAGGAAGCGTTTGGCGATGCGGGCTACACCGGCGTGGACAAGCGCGAGGAGATGAAGGGCAAGACGGTGAAGTGGCACGTGGCGCTCAAGCGCGGAAAGATCAGGGCGATGCAGGAAGGTCCGCTGAAGGACCTCGTGATCGCGGTCGAGCGAACCAAGGCGCAGATCCGCGCCCGGGTCGAGCATCCGTTTCATGTCGTGAAGAACCTGTTTCGTCATCGCAAGGTGCGCTACAAGGGTCTAGCCAGGAACACGGCACAGCTGTTCAGTCTGTTCGCGCTGGCGAACCTGGTGATCGCGAAAAATCAGCTGTTGTCGACTCATGGGAGCAATCCGTCATGTGTGTGA
- a CDS encoding copper resistance D family protein: MNEGFLGILRLVSVAIQNVGFAVVVGALLSGQWLARGESTWQERVGRRLIVTLRLASIVSLLASTLSFWAHCALMSDSTLSEAGPAVWSMLAGTGFGHAWLVGAFLTLGIAVLSFVRSGNEARFPFAIWVALAGVALARSNGGHPVDAGLFSLPVWADWLHLLAISAWVGLVLVTTYVVMPRLLDAPGNERLTSASFVQSLSDTSTYALIVLFSTGAYNGWRGVNVPANLLGSTYGQVLMLKLALVLVAAALGGHNRFFEMPTLLSTLKNPSKAVPSGPLRRFGMVLHVESLVLVGVLMVAAVLVSSPLPGTT, encoded by the coding sequence ATGAACGAAGGGTTCCTCGGCATCCTGCGACTCGTGTCGGTGGCCATTCAGAACGTCGGTTTCGCCGTCGTCGTCGGTGCGCTGCTCAGTGGCCAATGGCTTGCGCGTGGCGAGTCGACCTGGCAGGAGCGGGTCGGCCGGCGGCTTATCGTCACGCTTCGACTAGCGTCCATCGTCTCGTTGCTGGCGAGCACGCTCTCGTTCTGGGCGCATTGCGCACTGATGAGCGACTCAACGCTATCGGAGGCCGGGCCGGCCGTGTGGTCGATGCTTGCGGGAACCGGTTTTGGACATGCGTGGTTGGTTGGCGCGTTTCTTACGCTCGGTATTGCCGTACTGTCATTCGTGAGGTCAGGAAACGAAGCCCGCTTCCCGTTCGCGATATGGGTGGCGTTGGCTGGCGTCGCGCTTGCGCGCAGTAACGGTGGGCATCCTGTCGATGCGGGACTGTTCAGTCTGCCTGTCTGGGCGGATTGGCTGCATCTGCTTGCCATTAGTGCGTGGGTCGGGCTTGTACTGGTGACGACCTATGTCGTGATGCCGCGCCTGCTCGATGCGCCTGGGAATGAACGACTCACCAGCGCGTCGTTCGTGCAGTCGCTGTCCGACACATCGACCTATGCATTGATTGTTCTGTTCAGCACCGGCGCGTACAACGGTTGGAGAGGAGTCAATGTTCCTGCCAATCTGTTGGGGTCGACTTACGGGCAAGTGCTCATGCTCAAACTTGCGCTCGTACTGGTTGCCGCGGCACTCGGCGGACACAATCGTTTCTTCGAGATGCCGACGCTTCTGTCGACGCTGAAAAATCCGTCGAAGGCCGTGCCGAGCGGGCCGCTTCGCCGATTTGGCATGGTGCTGCATGTGGAGTCTCTCGTACTGGTCGGCGTGCTGATGGTGGCCGCCGTGCTCGTCTCGAGTCCGCTGCCAGGCACAACGTAA
- a CDS encoding heavy metal response regulator transcription factor, with protein MRILIVEDEPKMASYLRKGLMEASYTVDVAENGKDGLFLALHENFDLIVLDVMLPELDGFEVLKRLREQKQTPVLLLTAREAVEDKVAGLELGADDYLPKPFAYAEFLARIRSLLRRSPRNARDMLLIADLEVDLIKRRVRRGDTRIDLTAQEFALLQLLAEREGEVLTRTFITSQIWDMNFDSDTNVVDAAVKRLRAKIDNSFDKKLIHTIRGMGYVLEDRS; from the coding sequence ATGCGGATACTCATAGTCGAAGACGAACCGAAAATGGCGTCATATCTCCGCAAGGGGTTGATGGAAGCGAGCTACACGGTCGACGTCGCCGAAAACGGAAAGGACGGCCTGTTTCTCGCGCTGCACGAGAACTTCGACCTCATCGTGCTCGACGTCATGCTGCCGGAACTAGATGGTTTCGAGGTGCTCAAGCGCCTGCGGGAGCAGAAACAAACACCCGTGCTGCTGTTGACTGCCCGGGAGGCAGTCGAGGACAAGGTGGCCGGCCTTGAGCTGGGTGCCGACGACTATCTGCCTAAACCCTTTGCGTATGCCGAGTTCCTCGCCCGCATCCGGTCACTACTGCGGCGTTCACCACGGAATGCGCGGGACATGCTGCTCATTGCCGACCTCGAGGTTGACCTCATCAAACGGCGGGTGCGGCGTGGCGACACCCGAATCGACCTGACCGCACAGGAGTTCGCGCTGTTGCAGCTCCTTGCCGAACGCGAAGGCGAGGTGCTCACACGGACATTCATCACCTCCCAGATTTGGGACATGAATTTCGATAGCGACACGAACGTGGTCGATGCGGCCGTCAAGCGCTTGCGGGCAAAAATCGACAACTCGTTCGACAAGAAGCTCATCCATACAATTCGTGGCATGGGCTACGTGCTCGAGGACCGCTCGTGA
- a CDS encoding copper-binding protein, whose translation MKKALVSIAMGCALVVSAGAYAAGDMSNMDMSGGAKQSEDAKNSMSHGEIKKVDAANGKLTIKHGPLENLGMEAMTMVFKVKDPAMLSQVKVGDKIDFVAEEVNGALTVTKLQKQ comes from the coding sequence ATGAAAAAAGCACTTGTTTCGATTGCGATGGGCTGTGCACTGGTTGTTTCCGCTGGTGCGTATGCAGCAGGCGACATGAGCAACATGGACATGAGCGGTGGCGCCAAGCAAAGCGAGGACGCGAAAAACAGCATGTCGCACGGCGAAATCAAGAAAGTTGACGCCGCCAACGGCAAGCTGACCATCAAGCACGGTCCGCTTGAAAACCTTGGCATGGAAGCCATGACGATGGTCTTCAAGGTCAAGGACCCGGCGATGCTTTCGCAGGTCAAGGTCGGCGACAAGATTGATTTCGTGGCCGAGGAAGTGAACGGCGCACTTACCGTGACGAAGCTGCAGAAGCAGTGA
- a CDS encoding heavy metal sensor histidine kinase — MTVRTDARASYSLLRRLTLAFALAAGLVFALTGAYLYRSLSAELQRRDDIEISGKLSQFLQLVRLSGSTSVVRANPAGFHEVLLSHPGVYLGIYDGQNEPLVEHTDKPGRTLKGLVTETHPIGKPYACSPEGIGLSRCIVADERLPSGELVHVSLVRTAADRQSLLESYRVDIWFAVAVGAILVGALGYAVARRGLCPVKSIGRQTSTIEAHNLNERLDIRGGPVELRELAVSVNRMLDRLERAFVRLSQFSSDLAHDMRTPLANIISSSQITLSRARTADEYEALIDSNIEECERLQRMIENMLFLARTDNAQLHLKAVELDAGNELRRLASYFQGLAEDAGVHIDVKGNAPVFADATLFRRAVSNLTSNALDHARPGSTIELAVSATQKYSVVSVTNQGPAIPVEQLDKIFERFYRADASRHGAAKNAGLGLAIVKSIMELHHGKVDVVSDGVRTTFTLYFPSDGAGQNAR; from the coding sequence GTGACGGTCCGGACCGACGCTCGCGCGTCGTATTCGCTGCTCAGGCGATTGACGCTCGCGTTTGCCCTCGCTGCCGGTCTGGTGTTCGCACTGACCGGAGCCTATCTCTACAGGTCGCTCTCCGCTGAGTTGCAACGACGCGATGACATCGAAATCAGCGGCAAGCTGAGCCAGTTCCTGCAGTTGGTTCGCCTGAGCGGTTCGACGAGCGTGGTTCGAGCAAACCCTGCGGGCTTTCATGAGGTGTTGCTGTCCCATCCGGGGGTGTATCTCGGCATCTACGACGGACAAAATGAGCCGTTGGTCGAACACACCGACAAACCTGGCAGAACATTGAAGGGTCTCGTCACAGAGACCCACCCCATCGGCAAGCCGTACGCCTGCTCGCCAGAGGGTATCGGACTTTCCCGGTGCATCGTTGCTGATGAGAGGCTGCCTTCCGGTGAACTCGTACACGTGTCACTGGTTCGAACGGCAGCCGACCGGCAATCGCTGCTCGAAAGCTATCGGGTAGATATCTGGTTTGCCGTAGCCGTCGGTGCCATCCTCGTCGGTGCGCTCGGCTACGCCGTTGCCCGTCGCGGACTTTGTCCCGTCAAAAGCATTGGCCGCCAGACGTCGACCATCGAGGCTCACAATCTGAACGAGCGCCTCGATATTCGTGGTGGACCTGTCGAGCTTCGAGAGCTGGCCGTCTCTGTCAATCGCATGCTGGACCGTCTCGAGCGCGCATTCGTGCGCCTTTCGCAATTCTCATCGGATCTCGCACACGACATGCGCACGCCGCTGGCGAACATCATCAGCTCATCGCAAATCACGCTGTCGCGCGCGAGGACGGCCGACGAATACGAGGCACTCATCGATTCGAACATCGAGGAATGCGAGCGCCTGCAGCGAATGATTGAGAACATGCTGTTCCTCGCGCGAACGGACAATGCCCAACTGCATCTCAAGGCGGTCGAACTGGACGCGGGTAACGAACTGCGCAGGCTGGCGTCGTACTTTCAGGGTCTTGCTGAAGACGCCGGGGTCCACATCGACGTGAAAGGGAACGCACCCGTTTTCGCCGACGCAACCTTGTTCAGACGAGCAGTCAGCAACTTGACATCGAATGCGCTCGACCATGCGAGACCAGGCTCGACCATTGAGCTGGCCGTGTCGGCGACTCAGAAATACTCCGTCGTCAGCGTAACAAACCAGGGGCCAGCCATCCCGGTCGAACAGCTCGACAAAATCTTCGAGCGCTTCTACCGCGCCGACGCATCGAGACATGGTGCCGCGAAAAACGCAGGGCTGGGATTAGCCATCGTCAAGTCGATCATGGAATTGCATCACGGAAAGGTTGATGTTGTGAGCGATGGCGTTCGTACCACCTTTACTCTTTATTTCCCGAGCGACGGTGCTGGACAAAATGCACGGTAA
- the copC gene encoding copper homeostasis periplasmic binding protein CopC, whose product MKTFTFSRFAGLAAASAIALAPAAAFAHGKLESAAPPSGSTVDVAPDVLRLTFNEDLEPTFSSVKVSDASGTAVTKEKAKVDGANPRVMTVAVPKLASGTYTVQWAVMTADAHKTKGTYTFKVK is encoded by the coding sequence ATGAAGACTTTCACATTCAGCCGGTTTGCTGGCCTCGCCGCGGCCAGCGCTATCGCACTCGCACCCGCCGCGGCGTTTGCGCACGGCAAACTGGAAAGCGCAGCACCCCCATCAGGCAGTACGGTCGATGTAGCGCCGGACGTTTTGCGTCTGACCTTCAACGAAGACCTCGAGCCGACATTCAGTTCGGTGAAGGTATCCGACGCGAGCGGCACCGCCGTCACGAAGGAAAAGGCAAAGGTCGACGGAGCTAATCCGCGTGTCATGACAGTCGCGGTGCCGAAGCTGGCTTCGGGTACGTACACGGTTCAGTGGGCCGTGATGACAGCCGACGCACACAAGACCAAGGGCACCTACACGTTCAAGGTGAAGTGA
- a CDS encoding multicopper oxidase family protein, translating to MSLSRRQFLLTSAAAASAVLTGCAEWPSSGSKEVANGNVSGTSRRLIVDTRSIEVNGRAATVYGLHQPDGTRGLFLEPGERFAVELDNRLHEPTIVHWHGQTPPSDQDGVTQFGVPALQPGERRAYDFAARPGTYWMHSHHGFQHQKLLAAPLVVRTADDVRADRQEVAIFLEDFLFRDPAEVFSELQKGNADSKGAMTGQKSGAQPHGMGGMGGMHGMSDMGGMGGMGGMGGMGGSSMPDQMPGMKMDLNDVDFDAYLANDRTLDDPEVIRVEQGGRVRLRIINGASSTNFHVDLGSLRGTVAAVDGNAVQPLTGSRFGLAMAQRIDILVDLPNGTGAWPILAVREGARQQTGIILASKGVNVGKVAGATAAAGPVSFDQELRLSALRPLADRPVDSHSVLMLTGSMQPYTWGINHKGWDNRDTVKIRSGQRVAITFQNTTMMAHPMHLHGHHFQIVALNGKTFSGALRDTVHVPPMAKVTLAFDANNAGRWLMHCHNLYHMKSGMITEVRYV from the coding sequence ATGTCACTATCTCGCCGTCAATTCCTGCTGACGTCCGCTGCCGCCGCCTCGGCCGTGCTAACCGGATGCGCAGAATGGCCCTCAAGCGGTTCAAAAGAAGTCGCGAATGGAAATGTGAGCGGCACTTCGCGTCGCCTTATTGTCGATACCCGTTCGATCGAGGTCAACGGCCGTGCTGCGACGGTGTACGGGTTGCATCAGCCGGACGGCACGCGCGGCCTGTTCCTCGAACCGGGCGAGCGCTTTGCCGTGGAACTGGACAACCGCCTGCACGAACCCACCATTGTCCACTGGCACGGACAGACGCCCCCGTCCGATCAGGACGGCGTGACCCAGTTCGGCGTGCCGGCGCTTCAACCAGGGGAGCGGCGCGCCTATGATTTTGCCGCGCGCCCCGGCACCTACTGGATGCACTCACATCATGGTTTCCAGCATCAGAAACTGCTGGCCGCTCCACTGGTTGTGCGCACGGCCGACGATGTACGGGCTGACCGCCAGGAGGTGGCGATCTTTCTGGAGGATTTCCTGTTCCGCGATCCCGCCGAAGTGTTCTCAGAGCTGCAGAAGGGCAACGCAGATTCCAAGGGAGCCATGACCGGTCAAAAGTCGGGCGCGCAGCCCCACGGCATGGGTGGGATGGGCGGTATGCACGGCATGTCTGACATGGGTGGCATGGGTGGCATGGGTGGCATGGGTGGCATGGGCGGCAGTAGCATGCCGGATCAAATGCCCGGCATGAAGATGGACCTTAACGATGTCGATTTCGATGCCTATCTCGCCAACGACCGCACGCTCGACGACCCGGAAGTCATCCGGGTCGAGCAAGGCGGAAGAGTGCGCTTGCGGATTATCAACGGCGCCTCATCCACCAACTTCCACGTTGACCTCGGCTCGTTGCGAGGTACGGTCGCGGCGGTCGACGGCAACGCCGTCCAGCCGCTGACAGGCAGCCGCTTTGGTTTAGCGATGGCTCAGCGGATCGATATTCTCGTTGACCTGCCCAACGGGACCGGAGCGTGGCCGATTCTCGCCGTACGGGAAGGAGCCAGACAACAGACGGGGATTATTCTCGCCTCTAAAGGCGTCAACGTGGGCAAGGTCGCGGGGGCGACAGCCGCCGCTGGACCGGTGAGCTTCGATCAGGAACTGCGGTTGTCTGCGCTCAGGCCGCTGGCAGACCGTCCCGTCGATTCGCATTCTGTGCTGATGCTGACCGGTTCGATGCAGCCGTATACGTGGGGAATCAACCACAAGGGCTGGGACAATCGCGACACGGTGAAAATCCGCAGCGGACAGCGGGTGGCTATTACGTTCCAGAACACCACGATGATGGCCCATCCGATGCATCTGCACGGGCACCACTTTCAGATCGTCGCGCTCAATGGCAAAACGTTCTCCGGGGCGCTGCGTGACACGGTGCATGTCCCGCCGATGGCAAAGGTCACCCTGGCGTTCGATGCCAACAATGCAGGCCGGTGGCTGATGCATTGTCACAATCTCTATCACATGAAGTCCGGCATGATCACCGAAGTGCGTTACGTTTGA
- a CDS encoding copper oxidase, producing the protein MVSRRQFLNGSGAALVGAALVSKAGAASLPEAPTMAKATTQPPLVPPNGRPYTPVTTLNGWTLPWRMKNGWKEFHLTAEPVVREMAPGMKANLWGYNGQSPGPTIEAVEGDKVRIFVTNRLPEHTAVHWHGMLLPNGMDGVGGLTQPHIPPGKTFVYEFQLEKHGTFMYHPHADEMVQMAMGMMGLFIVHPKDRSVMPVDRDFVFLLAAYDIDPGSYTPRVNEMTDFNMWTFNSRVFPGIDPLPVRAGDRVRIRFGNLTMTNHPIHLHGYHFEVTGTDGGWIPPSARWPEVTADVAVGQMRAIEFTANRPGDWAFHCHKSHHTMNAMGHQVPNLIGVPQKDLAKRINKLVPDYMAMGSTGGAMGEMEMPLPDNTLPMMTGTGPFGPLEMGGMFTVVKVREGLGRNDYRDPGWFKHPKGTVAYEYTGELPDS; encoded by the coding sequence ATGGTGTCCCGTCGACAATTTCTCAACGGCTCGGGTGCAGCGCTGGTGGGCGCGGCCCTGGTCAGCAAGGCTGGTGCCGCGTCGTTGCCCGAAGCGCCGACCATGGCGAAAGCCACCACGCAACCCCCTCTCGTGCCGCCGAACGGCCGCCCGTATACGCCGGTCACGACGCTGAACGGCTGGACGCTGCCGTGGCGGATGAAAAACGGATGGAAGGAATTCCACCTGACGGCCGAACCGGTCGTACGCGAGATGGCGCCTGGCATGAAGGCGAATCTTTGGGGTTACAACGGGCAATCGCCCGGCCCGACCATCGAGGCCGTCGAGGGCGACAAGGTTCGCATCTTTGTGACGAACAGGCTGCCCGAGCACACCGCCGTTCACTGGCACGGGATGTTGTTGCCGAACGGCATGGATGGCGTCGGCGGCCTTACTCAACCGCACATCCCGCCCGGCAAGACCTTCGTCTACGAGTTCCAGCTCGAGAAGCACGGCACGTTCATGTATCACCCGCATGCCGACGAGATGGTACAGATGGCGATGGGGATGATGGGGCTGTTCATCGTGCACCCGAAAGACCGCAGCGTGATGCCGGTCGACCGTGACTTCGTGTTTCTGCTGGCGGCCTACGACATCGACCCTGGCAGCTACACGCCGCGCGTCAACGAGATGACGGACTTCAACATGTGGACGTTCAATTCGCGCGTGTTTCCGGGCATCGACCCGCTGCCGGTACGCGCGGGCGACCGCGTGCGCATCCGCTTCGGCAATTTGACGATGACGAACCATCCGATTCACCTGCATGGCTACCACTTCGAAGTGACGGGCACGGATGGCGGCTGGATTCCGCCGTCGGCCCGTTGGCCGGAAGTTACGGCCGATGTGGCGGTCGGGCAGATGCGCGCCATCGAATTCACCGCGAATCGTCCCGGTGACTGGGCATTCCATTGTCACAAGTCGCACCACACGATGAACGCGATGGGACACCAGGTACCCAATCTCATCGGCGTCCCGCAGAAAGACCTCGCGAAGCGCATCAACAAGCTGGTGCCGGACTACATGGCGATGGGTAGCACGGGCGGTGCGATGGGCGAGATGGAGATGCCGTTGCCCGACAACACCTTGCCGATGATGACGGGCACGGGACCGTTCGGGCCGCTGGAAATGGGCGGCATGTTCACGGTCGTGAAGGTGCGTGAGGGGCTCGGCCGAAACGATTACCGCGACCCGGGTTGGTTCAAGCACCCGAAGGGAACCGTAGCTTACGAATACACCGGCGAACTGCCGGACAGCTGA